A window from Saprospiraceae bacterium encodes these proteins:
- a CDS encoding F0F1 ATP synthase subunit beta, with the protein MANIGHIKQIIGPVVDVSFAGENSKLPDILNALSITRNNGEVLILEVQQHLGEDSVRAVSMDSTDGLTRGLEVLDLGAPIAMPVGDQIKGRVFNVVGEPIDGLMALDRKRTYSIHNKPPRFEDLSTEKEVLYTGIKVIDLIEPYSKGGKIGLFGGAGVGKTVLIQELINNIAKGYDGISVFAGVGERTREGNDLLREMLESGIINYGEDFMHSMEAGGWDLSKVSTEKLKESKATFVFGQMNEPPGARARVALSGLTLAEYYRDGDMTDPNGGRDILFFIDNIFRFTQAGSEVSALLGRMPSAVGYQPTLASEMGSMQERITSTKRGSITSVQAVYVPADDLTDPAPATTFAHLDATTVLSRKIASLGIYPAVDPLDSTSRILDPAIIGDEHYNCAQRVKMLLQRYTELQDIIAILGMEELSEEDKFVVYRARKVQRFLSQPFHVAEQFTGIPGVLVPIEDTIKGFNMIMDGELDKYPEAAFNLKGKIEDVVTAGEKMLADAEANA; encoded by the coding sequence ATGGCTAACATAGGGCATATTAAACAGATCATCGGACCGGTTGTAGACGTAAGTTTTGCAGGAGAAAACAGTAAACTTCCAGACATCCTGAATGCATTATCAATAACAAGAAACAACGGAGAGGTACTCATCCTTGAAGTGCAGCAGCATCTTGGAGAAGATAGTGTCAGAGCTGTTTCCATGGACTCCACAGACGGTCTTACCAGAGGATTGGAAGTGTTGGATTTAGGAGCTCCGATAGCCATGCCTGTAGGAGATCAGATCAAGGGAAGGGTTTTTAATGTAGTAGGCGAACCTATAGATGGTCTGATGGCATTAGATAGAAAAAGGACATATAGTATACACAATAAACCACCGCGGTTTGAAGATCTTTCGACTGAAAAGGAAGTATTATATACAGGAATCAAGGTAATAGATCTGATCGAACCTTATTCAAAAGGTGGAAAAATTGGGTTGTTTGGTGGAGCCGGTGTAGGAAAGACAGTATTGATTCAGGAACTGATCAACAACATTGCCAAGGGATATGATGGAATTTCTGTATTTGCAGGAGTAGGGGAGCGTACACGTGAAGGAAATGACCTACTCCGCGAGATGCTTGAGTCAGGTATCATCAACTATGGTGAAGATTTTATGCATTCTATGGAAGCTGGTGGTTGGGACTTGTCAAAAGTAAGTACTGAAAAACTGAAAGAATCCAAAGCTACCTTCGTATTCGGTCAGATGAATGAACCTCCGGGAGCACGTGCAAGGGTGGCACTTTCAGGACTGACATTGGCAGAATATTACAGAGATGGTGATATGACTGATCCCAATGGCGGAAGAGACATTCTTTTCTTTATCGACAATATATTCAGATTTACTCAAGCGGGCTCAGAAGTGTCAGCGCTACTCGGAAGGATGCCGTCAGCAGTAGGATATCAGCCTACCTTAGCAAGTGAGATGGGTTCTATGCAGGAACGTATCACATCTACTAAGAGAGGGTCTATCACATCAGTGCAGGCAGTATATGTACCTGCGGATGACCTTACAGACCCTGCTCCGGCGACTACATTTGCACACCTTGATGCCACCACAGTACTGAGCAGAAAGATAGCTTCTTTGGGTATTTATCCTGCGGTAGATCCATTGGACTCGACATCAAGAATTCTTGATCCCGCTATCATCGGTGATGAGCATTACAACTGCGCACAGCGAGTAAAAATGTTACTTCAGAGATATACAGAACTACAGGATATCATAGCCATCCTGGGTATGGAAGAACTTTCTGAAGAAGATAAATTTGTGGTGTACAGAGCCAGAAAAGTACAAAGATTTTTGTCACAACCATTCCACGTAGCAGAACAGTTTACCGGTATTCCGGGAGTATTGGTTCCGATTGAAGATACTATCAAAGGATTCAATATGATCATGGATGGAGAGCTGGACAAATATCCTGAAGCTGCATTCAACCTCAAAGGGAAGATAGAAGATGTGGTGACAGCAGGCGAAAAAATGTTGGCAGATGCTGAAGCAAATGCATAA
- the tnpA gene encoding IS200/IS605 family transposase — protein sequence MANTYTQLYTQFVFAVQGRKNLIKESFRDELEKVICGIVTNHKCKTYAIYCNPDHTHIFVGMHPTISPSNLMEQVKSGSSKWINDKKLILGKFSWQDGYGAFTYSKSHIDNVVKYVLNQPNHHKKQSFKDEYLLLLHKFDIEYDPKYLFEWYD from the coding sequence ATGGCAAATACATACACACAACTTTACACTCAATTCGTCTTTGCGGTACAAGGACGAAAAAATCTAATCAAAGAATCATTCCGCGATGAATTAGAAAAGGTAATATGTGGCATTGTTACAAATCATAAATGTAAAACATACGCTATCTATTGCAATCCTGACCATACCCATATTTTTGTAGGTATGCACCCAACAATTTCGCCTTCTAATTTGATGGAACAGGTTAAATCTGGCTCTTCAAAGTGGATCAATGATAAAAAACTAATCCTTGGTAAATTTAGTTGGCAAGACGGATACGGAGCATTTACATATTCCAAATCACATATTGACAATGTGGTGAAATACGTATTAAATCAACCTAATCACCATAAAAAGCAATCATTCAAAGATGAATATCTATTGTTGCTTCATAAATTTGATATAGAATATGATCCAAAATATTTATTTGAATGGTACGATTAG
- a CDS encoding threonine synthase: MSYYSHLECHQCGEKYDKTIIHSYCKKCTQPLTAKYSLHPGIPKEIIRKEQSGMWRYADLLPIEDEKNIVTLGEGWTPMLDLIKTAAASGVSVVYMKEEGLNPTGSFKARGIGMAVSKAKELGIKTFCIPTAGNAGSALAAYVAAMDGESFIYMPEATPRVFQLDCEVMGAKVTKINGSIRDAGLAMASDNAEGRWWDITTLKEPFRLEGKKTMGYEIAEQLNWSLPDVIIYPTGGGTGLIGIWKAFQEMLEMGWVTHIPTRMVAVQTVGCNPVVKAFEAGQGFCDLCENPQETIANGLRVPKAFGDRLIMKTIYESKGIALDVSEEDMKSAIYEFGKSEGIFLSPEGAAVYSGFTKLVRSGFIGPKDKVVLINTGSPYKYVENL, from the coding sequence ATGTCTTACTACTCACATCTTGAATGTCATCAGTGTGGTGAAAAATATGATAAAACTATCATCCACAGTTATTGTAAAAAATGTACACAACCGCTGACAGCAAAATATTCCCTTCATCCAGGTATCCCAAAAGAGATCATCAGAAAAGAGCAGTCTGGTATGTGGCGATACGCTGACCTGCTACCTATAGAAGATGAAAAAAATATAGTAACACTTGGAGAGGGATGGACTCCCATGCTTGACCTCATAAAAACTGCCGCGGCATCTGGTGTGTCAGTGGTGTATATGAAGGAAGAGGGGTTAAATCCCACCGGATCATTTAAAGCCAGAGGTATAGGTATGGCCGTCTCCAAAGCTAAGGAACTGGGCATCAAAACATTTTGTATTCCTACGGCAGGCAATGCCGGTAGTGCATTGGCAGCATATGTGGCAGCAATGGATGGTGAATCCTTTATTTATATGCCTGAAGCCACACCTCGGGTTTTTCAGTTGGATTGCGAAGTGATGGGTGCCAAAGTGACCAAAATCAATGGAAGCATAAGGGATGCAGGTCTTGCGATGGCAAGTGATAATGCAGAAGGGCGGTGGTGGGATATCACTACTCTGAAAGAACCCTTCAGGCTCGAGGGCAAAAAGACTATGGGATATGAGATAGCCGAACAATTGAACTGGTCACTTCCCGACGTCATCATCTATCCTACAGGAGGAGGTACCGGGCTAATAGGGATTTGGAAAGCCTTTCAGGAAATGCTCGAGATGGGATGGGTCACACATATACCCACAAGGATGGTGGCTGTGCAGACTGTAGGGTGCAATCCGGTAGTCAAAGCATTTGAAGCCGGTCAGGGTTTTTGCGACCTCTGCGAAAACCCTCAAGAAACTATAGCCAATGGATTGCGTGTACCCAAAGCTTTTGGCGATCGTCTCATCATGAAAACGATTTATGAAAGTAAGGGAATTGCACTGGACGTATCAGAGGAAGATATGAAATCCGCTATTTATGAATTTGGCAAGTCAGAAGGTATTTTTTTATCACCTGAAGGTGCAGCTGTGTACTCAGGATTTACTAAACTTGTCCGGAGTGGATTTATCGGCCCCAAAGACAAAGTTGTACTGATCAATACAGGCTCACCGTACAAATATGTGGAGAATTTGTAA